From one Rhizobium rosettiformans genomic stretch:
- a CDS encoding gp436 family protein, translating into MYATVTDMIARFGETQIIRLSQPEDRTAETVDEEKVNIALADASAVIDGYLRGRYFVPIAAPPAEIVRATCILARYDLSDTERSSPTEEMSKGRADVIKWLESISKELVNLDVPRALVTGTDQVGSGPRISDRGRVFSQDTLRGF; encoded by the coding sequence TTGTACGCAACCGTCACCGACATGATCGCCCGCTTTGGCGAGACCCAGATCATCCGGCTTTCCCAGCCGGAGGACCGTACGGCCGAGACGGTTGACGAGGAGAAGGTCAACATCGCTCTCGCCGATGCCAGTGCCGTGATCGACGGTTACCTTCGTGGCCGGTACTTCGTGCCGATCGCTGCCCCTCCGGCCGAGATTGTGCGGGCTACTTGCATCCTCGCCCGCTATGACCTCTCAGACACTGAACGCTCGTCGCCGACAGAGGAGATGAGCAAAGGCCGGGCCGACGTCATCAAGTGGCTCGAGTCGATTTCGAAGGAGCTGGTCAATCTCGATGTGCCGCGCGCATTGGTGACCGGTACCGACCAGGTGGGCTCAGGGCCGAGGATCTCCGATCGCGGCCGGGTCTTCAGCCAAGACACCTTGAGGGGCTTCTGA
- a CDS encoding Mu-like prophage major head subunit gpT family protein, with the protein MDINASTLRAIYTGLSTAYNARFSAVQTFYTTVAMTVPSSTAMNEYPRLDDIPGFREWLGDRIIHDLGAQTYVIKNRTFEKTIGIKREQIDDDQIGIFTPVAGQMGQDAAQFPDQLIWPLFKTGETVKCYDGQYFFDTDHPGYNEAGGAISVSNFTDGAGPAWYLVDDTQVMKPLVYQTRRPFVLTPLQSPDDPNVFYQNKFVWGVDGRCNAGFGLWQLAHKSKATLNEANYEAARTALSTIRRRDGSPLNIRGAKLIVPPALEGIARKLVAAETAANGATNVWNRSADVVVVPYLA; encoded by the coding sequence ATGGATATCAATGCAAGCACGCTGCGCGCGATCTATACGGGCCTTTCCACGGCTTACAACGCTCGCTTCAGCGCAGTGCAGACCTTCTACACCACGGTCGCGATGACCGTGCCGTCCAGCACGGCCATGAATGAGTATCCGCGTCTCGACGACATTCCGGGCTTCCGTGAATGGCTCGGCGACCGCATCATCCACGATCTCGGCGCCCAGACCTATGTCATCAAGAACCGCACGTTCGAGAAGACGATCGGCATCAAGCGCGAGCAGATCGACGACGATCAGATTGGCATCTTCACGCCGGTTGCCGGCCAGATGGGGCAGGACGCCGCTCAGTTTCCTGATCAGTTGATCTGGCCGCTCTTCAAGACCGGCGAGACCGTGAAGTGCTACGACGGCCAGTATTTCTTCGACACCGACCACCCCGGCTACAACGAAGCCGGCGGCGCGATCTCGGTTTCGAACTTCACCGATGGTGCTGGTCCCGCCTGGTACCTGGTCGATGACACTCAGGTGATGAAGCCGCTGGTCTATCAGACCCGTCGCCCGTTCGTTCTGACGCCTCTGCAGAGCCCGGATGATCCGAACGTCTTCTACCAGAACAAGTTTGTCTGGGGTGTCGATGGCCGCTGCAACGCAGGTTTTGGCCTCTGGCAGTTGGCCCACAAGTCGAAGGCTACCCTCAACGAGGCGAATTACGAGGCGGCTCGGACGGCTCTCTCGACCATTCGCCGCCGCGACGGCTCTCCGCTCAACATCCGTGGCGCGAAGCTGATCGTTCCGCCGGCACTGGAAGGCATCGCCCGCAAACTGGTGGCCGCCGAGACCGCAGCGAACGGCGCGACCAACGTCTGGAACCGCTCGGCCGACGTCGTCGTGGTCCCGTACCTCGCCTGA
- a CDS encoding phage protease, whose translation MPAPAGMIPPCPAWHFRGMLKTAAALLIAIHAADATAPEWLHLLPAGQFSGLDGRGPYLAPDLEALIAIFNSEGRKLPVDENHAIDLAAKAGNPAPARGWIVELQAREDGLWGRVEWTEEGQRLVVGKAYGYLSPVFLHTPQKPYRIGKVLRVALTNDPNLNFLTALHQREESEMLEQLRKAFGLPETATEADVLAAVASAHQAQQETATHAALVGKIVEAVGLPSGTSGDALVTALQARGKVTPTEAENAELRSSVTSLQSQLTTLISNHARDRAVVVVEDAVKAGKIVPALKEHMIARHMKDPAEVEKEISLLPSINSGGLGGRKVPEAEGGGLTDEDRQVAAMMGVDETTFAASAKALHGKGN comes from the coding sequence ATGCCCGCGCCTGCGGGCATGATACCGCCGTGCCCCGCATGGCACTTTCGCGGCATGCTTAAAACCGCTGCTGCCCTTCTCATCGCAATTCACGCTGCCGACGCCACCGCGCCGGAGTGGCTCCATTTGCTGCCCGCCGGCCAGTTTAGCGGTTTGGATGGGCGCGGCCCGTACCTTGCTCCGGATCTCGAAGCCCTGATCGCTATCTTCAACAGCGAAGGGCGCAAGCTGCCAGTCGATGAAAATCACGCAATTGATCTGGCTGCTAAGGCTGGCAATCCGGCCCCGGCACGCGGATGGATCGTGGAGCTGCAGGCTAGGGAAGACGGGCTCTGGGGCCGGGTCGAATGGACCGAGGAGGGGCAGAGGCTCGTGGTCGGCAAGGCCTACGGGTACCTGTCGCCCGTGTTTCTTCACACACCACAGAAACCCTACCGGATCGGAAAGGTCCTGCGCGTCGCCCTTACGAACGACCCCAATCTGAATTTTCTGACAGCGTTACACCAGAGAGAGGAGAGCGAAATGCTCGAACAGCTGCGGAAGGCGTTTGGCCTTCCGGAAACCGCGACGGAGGCCGATGTGCTGGCGGCCGTCGCATCCGCCCATCAGGCCCAGCAGGAAACGGCAACTCACGCCGCCCTGGTCGGCAAGATCGTTGAAGCCGTGGGCTTGCCGTCAGGCACCTCCGGTGATGCCCTCGTCACCGCTCTCCAGGCGCGCGGCAAGGTCACCCCAACTGAAGCCGAGAATGCCGAGCTGCGGTCGAGCGTCACCTCGCTCCAGAGCCAGCTCACGACGCTGATCTCTAACCACGCCCGCGACCGCGCCGTCGTCGTCGTCGAGGACGCGGTCAAGGCCGGCAAGATCGTGCCTGCGCTGAAGGAGCACATGATCGCCCGCCACATGAAGGATCCGGCTGAGGTCGAGAAGGAGATTTCGCTCCTGCCGTCGATCAACAGCGGCGGCCTTGGCGGACGCAAGGTGCCCGAAGCTGAAGGCGGCGGGCTGACCGACGAAGACCGCCAGGTCGCGGCCATGATGGGCGTCGACGAAACCACCTTCGCCGCTTCGGCAAAGGCTCTGCACGGAAAGGGCAACTGA
- a CDS encoding phage virion morphogenesis protein → MSGAAISLTFQVMDEEVQRAVQQLGRIMTNTRPLMHAIGVGLVGSTHQRFISQADPEGQAWQALNQDYASTKRNSRVLTESGRLRDSVNARASNDEVRVGSNVVYAAIHQLGGTIRPKNGEALVFRIGDRLIKAKSVTLPARPYLGISVQDEAMIAETVFGFMERVSRR, encoded by the coding sequence ATGAGCGGAGCTGCGATCTCACTGACATTCCAGGTGATGGATGAGGAGGTGCAGCGCGCCGTGCAGCAGCTCGGCCGTATCATGACCAATACGCGGCCTCTGATGCATGCGATCGGCGTCGGACTTGTCGGATCGACCCATCAGCGCTTCATCAGCCAGGCCGATCCGGAGGGCCAGGCATGGCAGGCCTTGAACCAGGACTATGCCTCGACCAAGCGCAACAGCCGTGTCCTGACAGAGAGCGGTCGGCTGCGTGACAGCGTCAATGCAAGGGCCTCGAATGACGAAGTCCGCGTCGGATCGAACGTCGTCTATGCTGCCATTCACCAACTCGGCGGCACCATTCGACCGAAGAACGGCGAGGCACTTGTCTTTCGGATTGGCGACCGACTGATCAAGGCGAAAAGCGTCACCTTGCCCGCGCGGCCCTACCTCGGTATATCTGTCCAGGATGAAGCCATGATCGCAGAGACGGTCTTCGGTTTCATGGAGCGCGTCTCGCGCCGCTGA
- a CDS encoding phage head morphogenesis protein — MVTTASALDLPFDEAIAFFREKASVPTRSWRDVWDAAHSKMFMVAGASTVALVDDFKAAIAKALEQGTTLEEFRKDFDQIVKRNGWSYKGERGWRARTIFETNLRTAQAAGRYAQLTEPDTLEAFPGWQYNHSGALHPRLDHKSWDGTVLAATDPAWKVMFPPNGFGCGCFVTPVSMPALRRMGKKGFDRAPDLDQLGTDQPRGVDPSFAYNPGEAWLRQTAPGLTAVTADEANVAAFVASSLRGKWPEGSWTVVGVHGDEVAGALGVEAGTELRLLADVIRTNAGDEISADAYATIPRRLARKAKVEDQGDGRFQISKTVDGDDWRASVRVERDGNRTRVLLHKLTREAGR; from the coding sequence CCGTGCCGACGCGCAGCTGGCGTGACGTCTGGGATGCGGCTCATTCGAAGATGTTCATGGTCGCCGGTGCCAGCACTGTCGCCCTGGTTGACGACTTCAAGGCTGCGATCGCGAAGGCGCTCGAACAGGGCACGACGCTCGAAGAATTCCGGAAGGACTTCGATCAGATCGTCAAGCGCAATGGCTGGTCCTATAAAGGCGAGCGCGGCTGGCGCGCCCGAACAATCTTCGAAACCAATTTGAGGACCGCTCAGGCGGCGGGACGCTATGCCCAGCTGACCGAGCCGGACACTCTCGAAGCCTTTCCGGGCTGGCAGTACAATCATTCGGGTGCACTGCATCCGCGCCTCGACCACAAGAGCTGGGACGGCACAGTGCTTGCCGCGACTGATCCGGCCTGGAAGGTGATGTTCCCGCCGAACGGTTTCGGCTGCGGCTGCTTCGTTACGCCAGTCTCGATGCCGGCGCTGAGGCGGATGGGGAAGAAGGGCTTTGATCGCGCTCCGGATCTCGACCAGCTCGGCACGGATCAGCCGCGTGGCGTCGACCCATCCTTTGCCTACAATCCCGGCGAGGCGTGGCTACGACAAACCGCACCTGGTCTGACAGCGGTGACGGCAGATGAAGCGAATGTCGCGGCCTTCGTTGCGTCCAGCCTTCGCGGCAAGTGGCCCGAGGGTAGCTGGACGGTCGTCGGCGTGCATGGCGATGAGGTGGCAGGCGCGCTTGGCGTCGAGGCGGGGACAGAGCTGCGGCTCCTGGCGGACGTGATCCGCACCAATGCCGGCGACGAAATCTCGGCCGATGCTTATGCCACGATCCCGCGCCGGCTTGCCCGCAAGGCGAAGGTCGAGGATCAGGGCGATGGCCGCTTTCAGATCTCGAAGACCGTCGACGGCGATGATTGGCGGGCATCTGTCCGTGTCGAGCGCGATGGCAACCGCACCCGCGTTCTCCTGCACAAGCTCACCCGCGAGGCCGGCCGATGA